The following proteins come from a genomic window of Larimichthys crocea isolate SSNF chromosome XV, L_crocea_2.0, whole genome shotgun sequence:
- the snphb gene encoding syntaphilin isoform X1 has protein sequence MSAPAPANRRTGLGSRRFNPLKVLQPKHRLQQILASSPVPVPKPASGTGTGTDVAAPGATAPVAIPMPAPPAFDYCKFIELDYVPMETGYMVSMRPTKGYASTKSPTKGYTSTKSPDRHSRSTNSPSTPRSRRTPAPPSNRDPYGNASISSGSNSGSCKGSDCSPTKGRHQKYTSCTDNHGIRPPPPEQYLTPLQQKEVCIRHLRARLKETINTLQDRDTEIDELRGQLYRMQEDWVEEECHRVEAQLALKEARQEIQQLKQAVDTVRARLSEAGGLSGDAGVQKYFQDINTQNHKLENLLLNMELAQNGLAKEGEAILGCRTRVGGSAPASVSGESPGGIPKPAVGGRGSCSCDGSPARSLTRSSTYTKLSDQALADRNGNGPDFPCLSGDNTQDSGFVCCGESSVPSRADLLLEAAFLSEETASLLNSYTQTFSHSLPNSLPNSLPNSLPHTFSHTLPRSFPHNLSHSVSHTMPHSSTYEKLCTGERLAPLRCGLGGVGCMSHPCLSHHHLYLHPLRETGIQTESCPVSATAGYPTDLDTIAEQRTFRSQACSPTSTWMSDEGEEELDSITTTTSVTTATVMSTATEPIPVSKTPLVPPLPRSATVACSMESPDLCEKEGVEEEEKQEKEKREKETLAWEEETTVIGLTEEGQQAQIGSVGGNVFEVQGTVEEAAPEILCNLAESSVETSTNTTAEPSVGMQGELTFGGCCGEGRQTGTTVENLSMQDGQQEVGLSAGSTQVEAADGSPSCSGLSPGVEQPHTSQPRRSTTHEEIAGVTVVEVHDEDDEEDETKEQGATGGATPEEGHSSDSGTIEKSYWSRHFLVDLLAVAIPVVPTVAWLCRGPVRGGQPMYHIGSLLRGCCTVALHSLRRGGGLRHYPAGGGDLGGSLI, from the exons ATGTCTGCCCCTGCTCCAGCCAATCGGAGGACTGGGTTGGGTTCTCGCCG ATTCAACCCCCTGAAGGTGCTGCAGCCCAAACACCGTTTGCAGCAAATATTGGCGTCCTCGCCCGTCCCGGTGCCCAAGCCGGCGTCAGGGACAGGGACGGGGACTGATGTGGCTGCGCCAGGGGCCACGGCGCCAGTGGCCATTCCTATGCCTGCGCCCCCTGC GTTTGACTACTGCAAGTTCATAGAGCTAGACTACGTTCCCATGGAGACAGGCTATATGGTCTCAATGCGTCCGACTAAAGGCTATGCATCGACCAAGTCACCAACTAAAGGATACACTTCCACCAAGTCTCCAGATCGCCACAGCCGTTCAACAAactctccctccacccctcgCTCTCG GCGGACACCGGCCCCACCCAGTAATAGAGATCCCTATGGCAATGCCTCCATCAGCAGCGGCAGCAACTCAGGCTCTTGCAAAGGCAGCGACTGCAGCCCCACGAAAGG ACGTCATCAGAAGTACACGTCATGTACGGACAACCATGGTATCCGGCCTCCTCCACCAGAACAGTACCTCACACCCCTACAACAGAAAGAGGTGTGCATCCGACACCTGCGGGCCAGGTTAAAGGAAACAATCAACACCCTGCAAGACAG GGACACAGAGATAGATGAGCTGAGAGGCCAGCTTTACAGGATGCAGGAGGACTGGGTTGAGGAGGAATGTCACCGTGTGGAGGCTCAGCTGGCATTAAAGGAGGCGCGTCAGGAGATCCAGCAGCTCAAACAGGCTGTGGACACTGTTCGTGCCAGGCTCAGTGAAGCTGGGGGGCTCAGTGGAGACGCAGGGGTCCAGAAGTACTTCCAAGACATCAACACTCAGAACCACAAGCTTGAGAACCTTTTGCTCAACATGGAACTAGCCCAGAATGGATTAGCCAAGGAGGGGGAAGCCATATTAGGCTGTCGGACCCGAGTTGGAGGTTCGGCGCCAGCATCAGTGTCAGGGGAAAGTCCAGGGGGAATACCCAAACCAGCAGTAGGAGGTAGAGGTTCTTGCTCCTGTGATGGTTCTCCAGCTCGTTCTCTTACCCGGAGCTCCACTTACACTAAGCTGAGCGATCAGGCGCTGGCGGATCGGAACGGCAATGGTCCGGACTTTCCTTGTCTGTCAGGTGACAACACCCAAGACAGCGGCTTTGTGTGCTGTGGGGAAAGCAGTGTACCCAGCCGGGCAGACCTACTGCTGGAAGCTGCATTCCTCTCAGAGGAAACAGCTTCTTTACTCAACTCTTATACACAGACCTTCTCCCACTCTCTACCCAACTCCCTTCCCAACTCTTTGCCCAACTCTCTGCCTCACACTTTCTCCCATACCTTACCTCGTTCTTTCCCTCACAATTTGTCCCACTCTGTGTCCCACACTATGCCGCACTCCTCCACCTATGAGAAGCTGTGCACAGGTGAGCGACTAGCGCCTCTTCGTTGCGGCCTGGGTGGAGTGGGCTGTATGAGCCACCCATGCCTGTCCCACCACCACCTCTATCTGCACCCCCTGCGGGAGACTGGCATTCAGACCGAAAGCTGCCCCGTCTCTGCAACAGCAGGTTACCCCACTGACCTGGATACCATTGCAGAGCAACGCACGTTCCGCTCCCAGGCTTGCAgccccacctccacctggaTGTCTGATGAGGGGGAGGAAGAGCTGGActccatcaccaccacaacTTCAGTAACCACAGCAACAGTCATGAGTACAGCCACAGAGCCGATTCCAGTCTCCAAAACACCGCTGGTCCCTCCCTTACCACGCTCCGCTACTGTGGCGTGTTCCATGGAAAGTCCAGACCtgtgtgagaaagagggagtggaggaagaggaaaagcaggagaaagagaagagagagaaggaaacgTTGGCATGGGAGGAAGAAACAACAGTGATTGGACTAACAGAAGAGGGGCAGCAGGCACAGATAGGGTCAGTGGGTGGAAATGTGTTTGAAGTTCAGGGTACAGTGGAGGAGGCAGCTCCAGAAATACTGTGCAATTTAGCAGAGTCCTCAGTAGAGACATCAACAAATACAACAGCAGAGCCATCAGTAGGGATGCAGGGGGAGCTTACATTTGGAGGATGCTGTGGAGAAGGTAGACAGACTGGGACAACTGTGGAAAACCTCAGCATGCAAGACGGACAACAAGAAGTTGGTCTATCAGCAGGATCAACTCAAGTAGAGGCAGCAGATGGGAGTCCAAGTTGCTCAGGATTATCACCAGGTGTAGAGCAGCCTCACACCTCTCAGCCAAGGAGATCTACTACCCACGAGGAGATAGCTGGTGTCACTGTAGTGGAGGTccatgatgaggatgatgaagaagatgaaactAAAGAACAAGGAGCAACAGGGGGGGCCACGCCAGAGGAGGGACATTCATCTGACTCTGGTACAATTGAGAA
- the snphb gene encoding syntaphilin isoform X2, producing the protein MSAPAPANRRTGLGSRRFDYCKFIELDYVPMETGYMVSMRPTKGYASTKSPTKGYTSTKSPDRHSRSTNSPSTPRSRRTPAPPSNRDPYGNASISSGSNSGSCKGSDCSPTKGRHQKYTSCTDNHGIRPPPPEQYLTPLQQKEVCIRHLRARLKETINTLQDRDTEIDELRGQLYRMQEDWVEEECHRVEAQLALKEARQEIQQLKQAVDTVRARLSEAGGLSGDAGVQKYFQDINTQNHKLENLLLNMELAQNGLAKEGEAILGCRTRVGGSAPASVSGESPGGIPKPAVGGRGSCSCDGSPARSLTRSSTYTKLSDQALADRNGNGPDFPCLSGDNTQDSGFVCCGESSVPSRADLLLEAAFLSEETASLLNSYTQTFSHSLPNSLPNSLPNSLPHTFSHTLPRSFPHNLSHSVSHTMPHSSTYEKLCTGERLAPLRCGLGGVGCMSHPCLSHHHLYLHPLRETGIQTESCPVSATAGYPTDLDTIAEQRTFRSQACSPTSTWMSDEGEEELDSITTTTSVTTATVMSTATEPIPVSKTPLVPPLPRSATVACSMESPDLCEKEGVEEEEKQEKEKREKETLAWEEETTVIGLTEEGQQAQIGSVGGNVFEVQGTVEEAAPEILCNLAESSVETSTNTTAEPSVGMQGELTFGGCCGEGRQTGTTVENLSMQDGQQEVGLSAGSTQVEAADGSPSCSGLSPGVEQPHTSQPRRSTTHEEIAGVTVVEVHDEDDEEDETKEQGATGGATPEEGHSSDSGTIEKSYWSRHFLVDLLAVAIPVVPTVAWLCRGPVRGGQPMYHIGSLLRGCCTVALHSLRRGGGLRHYPAGGGDLGGSLI; encoded by the exons ATGTCTGCCCCTGCTCCAGCCAATCGGAGGACTGGGTTGGGTTCTCGCCG GTTTGACTACTGCAAGTTCATAGAGCTAGACTACGTTCCCATGGAGACAGGCTATATGGTCTCAATGCGTCCGACTAAAGGCTATGCATCGACCAAGTCACCAACTAAAGGATACACTTCCACCAAGTCTCCAGATCGCCACAGCCGTTCAACAAactctccctccacccctcgCTCTCG GCGGACACCGGCCCCACCCAGTAATAGAGATCCCTATGGCAATGCCTCCATCAGCAGCGGCAGCAACTCAGGCTCTTGCAAAGGCAGCGACTGCAGCCCCACGAAAGG ACGTCATCAGAAGTACACGTCATGTACGGACAACCATGGTATCCGGCCTCCTCCACCAGAACAGTACCTCACACCCCTACAACAGAAAGAGGTGTGCATCCGACACCTGCGGGCCAGGTTAAAGGAAACAATCAACACCCTGCAAGACAG GGACACAGAGATAGATGAGCTGAGAGGCCAGCTTTACAGGATGCAGGAGGACTGGGTTGAGGAGGAATGTCACCGTGTGGAGGCTCAGCTGGCATTAAAGGAGGCGCGTCAGGAGATCCAGCAGCTCAAACAGGCTGTGGACACTGTTCGTGCCAGGCTCAGTGAAGCTGGGGGGCTCAGTGGAGACGCAGGGGTCCAGAAGTACTTCCAAGACATCAACACTCAGAACCACAAGCTTGAGAACCTTTTGCTCAACATGGAACTAGCCCAGAATGGATTAGCCAAGGAGGGGGAAGCCATATTAGGCTGTCGGACCCGAGTTGGAGGTTCGGCGCCAGCATCAGTGTCAGGGGAAAGTCCAGGGGGAATACCCAAACCAGCAGTAGGAGGTAGAGGTTCTTGCTCCTGTGATGGTTCTCCAGCTCGTTCTCTTACCCGGAGCTCCACTTACACTAAGCTGAGCGATCAGGCGCTGGCGGATCGGAACGGCAATGGTCCGGACTTTCCTTGTCTGTCAGGTGACAACACCCAAGACAGCGGCTTTGTGTGCTGTGGGGAAAGCAGTGTACCCAGCCGGGCAGACCTACTGCTGGAAGCTGCATTCCTCTCAGAGGAAACAGCTTCTTTACTCAACTCTTATACACAGACCTTCTCCCACTCTCTACCCAACTCCCTTCCCAACTCTTTGCCCAACTCTCTGCCTCACACTTTCTCCCATACCTTACCTCGTTCTTTCCCTCACAATTTGTCCCACTCTGTGTCCCACACTATGCCGCACTCCTCCACCTATGAGAAGCTGTGCACAGGTGAGCGACTAGCGCCTCTTCGTTGCGGCCTGGGTGGAGTGGGCTGTATGAGCCACCCATGCCTGTCCCACCACCACCTCTATCTGCACCCCCTGCGGGAGACTGGCATTCAGACCGAAAGCTGCCCCGTCTCTGCAACAGCAGGTTACCCCACTGACCTGGATACCATTGCAGAGCAACGCACGTTCCGCTCCCAGGCTTGCAgccccacctccacctggaTGTCTGATGAGGGGGAGGAAGAGCTGGActccatcaccaccacaacTTCAGTAACCACAGCAACAGTCATGAGTACAGCCACAGAGCCGATTCCAGTCTCCAAAACACCGCTGGTCCCTCCCTTACCACGCTCCGCTACTGTGGCGTGTTCCATGGAAAGTCCAGACCtgtgtgagaaagagggagtggaggaagaggaaaagcaggagaaagagaagagagagaaggaaacgTTGGCATGGGAGGAAGAAACAACAGTGATTGGACTAACAGAAGAGGGGCAGCAGGCACAGATAGGGTCAGTGGGTGGAAATGTGTTTGAAGTTCAGGGTACAGTGGAGGAGGCAGCTCCAGAAATACTGTGCAATTTAGCAGAGTCCTCAGTAGAGACATCAACAAATACAACAGCAGAGCCATCAGTAGGGATGCAGGGGGAGCTTACATTTGGAGGATGCTGTGGAGAAGGTAGACAGACTGGGACAACTGTGGAAAACCTCAGCATGCAAGACGGACAACAAGAAGTTGGTCTATCAGCAGGATCAACTCAAGTAGAGGCAGCAGATGGGAGTCCAAGTTGCTCAGGATTATCACCAGGTGTAGAGCAGCCTCACACCTCTCAGCCAAGGAGATCTACTACCCACGAGGAGATAGCTGGTGTCACTGTAGTGGAGGTccatgatgaggatgatgaagaagatgaaactAAAGAACAAGGAGCAACAGGGGGGGCCACGCCAGAGGAGGGACATTCATCTGACTCTGGTACAATTGAGAA
- the snphb gene encoding syntaphilin isoform X3 → MSAPAPANRRTGLGSRRRTPAPPSNRDPYGNASISSGSNSGSCKGSDCSPTKGRHQKYTSCTDNHGIRPPPPEQYLTPLQQKEVCIRHLRARLKETINTLQDRDTEIDELRGQLYRMQEDWVEEECHRVEAQLALKEARQEIQQLKQAVDTVRARLSEAGGLSGDAGVQKYFQDINTQNHKLENLLLNMELAQNGLAKEGEAILGCRTRVGGSAPASVSGESPGGIPKPAVGGRGSCSCDGSPARSLTRSSTYTKLSDQALADRNGNGPDFPCLSGDNTQDSGFVCCGESSVPSRADLLLEAAFLSEETASLLNSYTQTFSHSLPNSLPNSLPNSLPHTFSHTLPRSFPHNLSHSVSHTMPHSSTYEKLCTGERLAPLRCGLGGVGCMSHPCLSHHHLYLHPLRETGIQTESCPVSATAGYPTDLDTIAEQRTFRSQACSPTSTWMSDEGEEELDSITTTTSVTTATVMSTATEPIPVSKTPLVPPLPRSATVACSMESPDLCEKEGVEEEEKQEKEKREKETLAWEEETTVIGLTEEGQQAQIGSVGGNVFEVQGTVEEAAPEILCNLAESSVETSTNTTAEPSVGMQGELTFGGCCGEGRQTGTTVENLSMQDGQQEVGLSAGSTQVEAADGSPSCSGLSPGVEQPHTSQPRRSTTHEEIAGVTVVEVHDEDDEEDETKEQGATGGATPEEGHSSDSGTIEKSYWSRHFLVDLLAVAIPVVPTVAWLCRGPVRGGQPMYHIGSLLRGCCTVALHSLRRGGGLRHYPAGGGDLGGSLI, encoded by the exons ATGTCTGCCCCTGCTCCAGCCAATCGGAGGACTGGGTTGGGTTCTCGCCG GCGGACACCGGCCCCACCCAGTAATAGAGATCCCTATGGCAATGCCTCCATCAGCAGCGGCAGCAACTCAGGCTCTTGCAAAGGCAGCGACTGCAGCCCCACGAAAGG ACGTCATCAGAAGTACACGTCATGTACGGACAACCATGGTATCCGGCCTCCTCCACCAGAACAGTACCTCACACCCCTACAACAGAAAGAGGTGTGCATCCGACACCTGCGGGCCAGGTTAAAGGAAACAATCAACACCCTGCAAGACAG GGACACAGAGATAGATGAGCTGAGAGGCCAGCTTTACAGGATGCAGGAGGACTGGGTTGAGGAGGAATGTCACCGTGTGGAGGCTCAGCTGGCATTAAAGGAGGCGCGTCAGGAGATCCAGCAGCTCAAACAGGCTGTGGACACTGTTCGTGCCAGGCTCAGTGAAGCTGGGGGGCTCAGTGGAGACGCAGGGGTCCAGAAGTACTTCCAAGACATCAACACTCAGAACCACAAGCTTGAGAACCTTTTGCTCAACATGGAACTAGCCCAGAATGGATTAGCCAAGGAGGGGGAAGCCATATTAGGCTGTCGGACCCGAGTTGGAGGTTCGGCGCCAGCATCAGTGTCAGGGGAAAGTCCAGGGGGAATACCCAAACCAGCAGTAGGAGGTAGAGGTTCTTGCTCCTGTGATGGTTCTCCAGCTCGTTCTCTTACCCGGAGCTCCACTTACACTAAGCTGAGCGATCAGGCGCTGGCGGATCGGAACGGCAATGGTCCGGACTTTCCTTGTCTGTCAGGTGACAACACCCAAGACAGCGGCTTTGTGTGCTGTGGGGAAAGCAGTGTACCCAGCCGGGCAGACCTACTGCTGGAAGCTGCATTCCTCTCAGAGGAAACAGCTTCTTTACTCAACTCTTATACACAGACCTTCTCCCACTCTCTACCCAACTCCCTTCCCAACTCTTTGCCCAACTCTCTGCCTCACACTTTCTCCCATACCTTACCTCGTTCTTTCCCTCACAATTTGTCCCACTCTGTGTCCCACACTATGCCGCACTCCTCCACCTATGAGAAGCTGTGCACAGGTGAGCGACTAGCGCCTCTTCGTTGCGGCCTGGGTGGAGTGGGCTGTATGAGCCACCCATGCCTGTCCCACCACCACCTCTATCTGCACCCCCTGCGGGAGACTGGCATTCAGACCGAAAGCTGCCCCGTCTCTGCAACAGCAGGTTACCCCACTGACCTGGATACCATTGCAGAGCAACGCACGTTCCGCTCCCAGGCTTGCAgccccacctccacctggaTGTCTGATGAGGGGGAGGAAGAGCTGGActccatcaccaccacaacTTCAGTAACCACAGCAACAGTCATGAGTACAGCCACAGAGCCGATTCCAGTCTCCAAAACACCGCTGGTCCCTCCCTTACCACGCTCCGCTACTGTGGCGTGTTCCATGGAAAGTCCAGACCtgtgtgagaaagagggagtggaggaagaggaaaagcaggagaaagagaagagagagaaggaaacgTTGGCATGGGAGGAAGAAACAACAGTGATTGGACTAACAGAAGAGGGGCAGCAGGCACAGATAGGGTCAGTGGGTGGAAATGTGTTTGAAGTTCAGGGTACAGTGGAGGAGGCAGCTCCAGAAATACTGTGCAATTTAGCAGAGTCCTCAGTAGAGACATCAACAAATACAACAGCAGAGCCATCAGTAGGGATGCAGGGGGAGCTTACATTTGGAGGATGCTGTGGAGAAGGTAGACAGACTGGGACAACTGTGGAAAACCTCAGCATGCAAGACGGACAACAAGAAGTTGGTCTATCAGCAGGATCAACTCAAGTAGAGGCAGCAGATGGGAGTCCAAGTTGCTCAGGATTATCACCAGGTGTAGAGCAGCCTCACACCTCTCAGCCAAGGAGATCTACTACCCACGAGGAGATAGCTGGTGTCACTGTAGTGGAGGTccatgatgaggatgatgaagaagatgaaactAAAGAACAAGGAGCAACAGGGGGGGCCACGCCAGAGGAGGGACATTCATCTGACTCTGGTACAATTGAGAA